A genome region from Maylandia zebra isolate NMK-2024a linkage group LG6, Mzebra_GT3a, whole genome shotgun sequence includes the following:
- the acox1 gene encoding peroxisomal acyl-coenzyme A oxidase 1 isoform X3 yields the protein MNPDIVKERKNATFDVEKLTFILDGGPEKTRRRREIESLVFSDPDFKEEDPNFLSRSERYDQAVRKSAQMILKLREYGIADPEEIYHYKSMVKGNIPEAMGIHFGVFLPTMHSQCDSQQKKKWLPLTESFQVVGTYAQTEMGHGTHLRGLETTATYDPATQEFVLNSPTVSSIKWWPGGLGKTSNHAIVLAQLYTLGNCHGLHAFIVPIRDMNTHLPLPGIVVGDIGPKFGFNEVDNGFLKLENVRIPRENMLMKYAKVEPDGTYVKPPSTKLTYGTMVFIRSMIVAESARALAKSSTIAIRYSAVRHQSEIRPGEPEPQILDYQTQQYKLFPLLATAYAFTFVGQYMRQTYHRITEDINQGDFSEMPELHALSAGLKAFTSWEATSAIEVCRMSCGGHGYSRSSALPDIYVEFTPTCTYEGENTVMMLQTARYLVKSYKQAKAGQQLSGIVSYLNEADVRRVQPQPVAARPTVVDINDLTSLTEVYKLRAAILVELAAKSIQQELQRRKSQEDAWNNSAIDLVRASNAHCHYVVVKLFTDKLGEVADTAVHSVLSTLALLYTLYGITKNSGDFLQAGLLSVPQVMQISSRIKELLAQLRPNAVALADAFDIHDKKLNSVLGRYDGNVYEHMFEWARKSPLNATEVHESFHKYLKPLRSKL from the exons ATGAATCCTGATATCGTTAAGGAAAGAAAAAATGCCACGTTTGACGTCGAAAAACTGACCTTTATTTTGGACGGTGGCCCAGAAAAGACCAGAAGAAGGCGAGAAATTG AGTCACTCGTTTTCAGCGACCCAGACTTTAAGGAAGAAGACCCAAACTTCTTGTCCCGCAGTGAGCGCTATGACCAAGCCGTTAGAAAAAGTGCCCAAATGATCCTGAAGCTCAGAGAGTATGGTATTGCTGACCCAGAGGAGATCTACCACTATAAGAG TATGGTCAAAGGCAACATCCCTGAGGCTATGGGAATACATTTTGGGGTGTTCCTTCCAACCATGCACAGCCAGTGTGACtctcagcaaaaaaagaaatggttgCCTCTGACAGAGTCCTTCCAGGTGGTGGGCACATATGCCCAAACTGAGATGGGTCACG GCACACACCTTAGAGGGCTGGAGACCACAGCCACATATGATCCAGCCACTCAAGAGTTTGTCTTGAACAGTCCCACTGTGAGCTCCATCAAGTGGTGGCCCGGAGGAC TTGGGAAAACCTCCAACCATGCCATAGTGTTAGCACAGCTTTACACTCTTGGAAACTGCCATGGTCTGCATGCTTTCATCGTACCCATCAGAGATATGAACACACATTTACCCCTGCCAG gtATTGTTGTTGGTGACATTGGCCCCAAGTTTGGCTTCAATGAAGTTGACAACGGCTTCCTGAAATTGGAGAACGTACGAATTCCACGGGAAAACATGCTGATGAAATACGCCAAG GTGGAGCCAGATGGAACCTATGTGAAACCACCAAGTACTAAGCTGACCTACGGCACCATGGTGTTCATCCGCTCCATGATTGTCGCCGAGTCAGCTCGAGCCCTTGCAAAGTCCTCCACCATTGCCATCCGCTACAGTGCCGTGCGTCACCAGTCTGAAATACGGCCAGG AGAGCCAGAGCCTCAGATCCTCGACTATCAGACACAGCAGTACAAGCTGTTCCCTCTGCTGGCCACAGCCTATGCCTTCACTTTTGTTGGCCAGTACATGAGGCAGACCTACCACCGCATTACTGAAGACATCAACCAGGGAGACTTCAGCGAGATGCCTGAG CTCCATGCCTTGTCTGCGGGTTTGAAGGCCTTCACCTCATGGGAAGCGACCTCAGCCATCGAGGTGTGCCGCATGTCATGTGGTGGCCACGGTTACTCTCGAAGCAGTGCCTTGCCGGACATTTATGTTGAGTTTACCCCTACCTGCACCTACGAAGGAGAGAATACAGTCATGATGCTGCAGACTGCCAG ATACCTGGTGAAGAGCTACAAACAGGCTAAGGCAGGCCAGCAGCTGAGCGGCATTGTGTCATACCTGAACGAAGCAGATGTGCGGAGGGTGCAGCCACAGCCCGTCGCTGCCAGGCCAACAGTGGTTGACATCAATGACCTGACTAGCCTGACGGAGGTCTACAAACTCCGAGCAGCCAT TCTAGTGGAGCTGGCAGCGAAGAGCATCCAGCAGGAGCTGCAACGCAGGAAGAGTCAGGAGGATGCCTGGAACAACAGCGCCATTGACCTGGTCAGAGCCTCAAAT GCCCACTGTCACTATGTTGTAGTGAAACTCTTTACTGACAAGCTTGGGGAGGTTGCTGATACTGCAGTACACTCAGTGCTGTCAACCCTGGCTCTGCTCTACACCCTGTATGGCATCACAAAGAACTCTGGAGACTTCCTACAG GCCGGACTGCTGAGTGTGCCTCAGGTGATGCAGATTTCTAGTCGAATCAAGGAGCTGCTGGCTCAGCTGAGGCCCAACGCTGTGGCCCTGGCGGATGCCTTTGACATCCACGACAAGAAGCTGAATTCGGTCCTGGGACGATACGATGGGAATGTTTATGAGCACATGTTCGAGTGGGCTCGCAAATCCCCCCTCAATGCTACAGAG GTACACGAATCTTTCCACAAGTACCTGAAGCCTCTGCGGTCCAAACTGTGA
- the acox1 gene encoding peroxisomal acyl-coenzyme A oxidase 1 isoform X1, which yields MNPDIVKERKNATFDVEKLTFILDGGPEKTRRRREIESLVFSDPDFKEEDPNFLSRSERYDQAVRKSAQMILKLREYGIADPEEIYHYKRCVHPDRPEPLDLHLGMFLPTLLNQATPEQMDRFFMPAWTLKIIGTYAQTEMGHGTHLRGLETTATYDPATQEFVLNSPTVSSIKWWPGGLGKTSNHAIVLAQLYTLGNCHGLHAFIVPIRDMNTHLPLPGIVVGDIGPKFGFNEVDNGFLKLENVRIPRENMLMKYAKVEPDGTYVKPPSTKLTYGTMVFIRSMIVAESARALAKSSTIAIRYSAVRHQSEIRPGEPEPQILDYQTQQYKLFPLLATAYAFTFVGQYMRQTYHRITEDINQGDFSEMPELHALSAGLKAFTSWEATSAIEVCRMSCGGHGYSRSSALPDIYVEFTPTCTYEGENTVMMLQTARYLVKSYKQAKAGQQLSGIVSYLNEADVRRVQPQPVAARPTVVDINDLTSLTEVYKLRAAILVELAAKSIQQELQRRKSQEDAWNNSAIDLVRASNAHCHYVVVKLFTDKLGEVADTAVHSVLSTLALLYTLYGITKNSGDFLQAGLLSVPQVMQISSRIKELLAQLRPNAVALADAFDIHDKKLNSVLGRYDGNVYEHMFEWARKSPLNATEVHESFHKYLKPLRSKL from the exons ATGAATCCTGATATCGTTAAGGAAAGAAAAAATGCCACGTTTGACGTCGAAAAACTGACCTTTATTTTGGACGGTGGCCCAGAAAAGACCAGAAGAAGGCGAGAAATTG AGTCACTCGTTTTCAGCGACCCAGACTTTAAGGAAGAAGACCCAAACTTCTTGTCCCGCAGTGAGCGCTATGACCAAGCCGTTAGAAAAAGTGCCCAAATGATCCTGAAGCTCAGAGAGTATGGTATTGCTGACCCAGAGGAGATCTACCACTATAAGAG ATGTGTGCACCCTGACAGGCCAGAGCCCCTGGATCTTCATCTCGGGATGTTCCTGCCCACACTACTCAACCAGGCCACCCCAGAGCAAATGGACCGTTTCTTCATGCCCGCCTGGACCCTAAAGATCATCGGCACCTACGCTCAGACTGAGATGGGCCACG GCACACACCTTAGAGGGCTGGAGACCACAGCCACATATGATCCAGCCACTCAAGAGTTTGTCTTGAACAGTCCCACTGTGAGCTCCATCAAGTGGTGGCCCGGAGGAC TTGGGAAAACCTCCAACCATGCCATAGTGTTAGCACAGCTTTACACTCTTGGAAACTGCCATGGTCTGCATGCTTTCATCGTACCCATCAGAGATATGAACACACATTTACCCCTGCCAG gtATTGTTGTTGGTGACATTGGCCCCAAGTTTGGCTTCAATGAAGTTGACAACGGCTTCCTGAAATTGGAGAACGTACGAATTCCACGGGAAAACATGCTGATGAAATACGCCAAG GTGGAGCCAGATGGAACCTATGTGAAACCACCAAGTACTAAGCTGACCTACGGCACCATGGTGTTCATCCGCTCCATGATTGTCGCCGAGTCAGCTCGAGCCCTTGCAAAGTCCTCCACCATTGCCATCCGCTACAGTGCCGTGCGTCACCAGTCTGAAATACGGCCAGG AGAGCCAGAGCCTCAGATCCTCGACTATCAGACACAGCAGTACAAGCTGTTCCCTCTGCTGGCCACAGCCTATGCCTTCACTTTTGTTGGCCAGTACATGAGGCAGACCTACCACCGCATTACTGAAGACATCAACCAGGGAGACTTCAGCGAGATGCCTGAG CTCCATGCCTTGTCTGCGGGTTTGAAGGCCTTCACCTCATGGGAAGCGACCTCAGCCATCGAGGTGTGCCGCATGTCATGTGGTGGCCACGGTTACTCTCGAAGCAGTGCCTTGCCGGACATTTATGTTGAGTTTACCCCTACCTGCACCTACGAAGGAGAGAATACAGTCATGATGCTGCAGACTGCCAG ATACCTGGTGAAGAGCTACAAACAGGCTAAGGCAGGCCAGCAGCTGAGCGGCATTGTGTCATACCTGAACGAAGCAGATGTGCGGAGGGTGCAGCCACAGCCCGTCGCTGCCAGGCCAACAGTGGTTGACATCAATGACCTGACTAGCCTGACGGAGGTCTACAAACTCCGAGCAGCCAT TCTAGTGGAGCTGGCAGCGAAGAGCATCCAGCAGGAGCTGCAACGCAGGAAGAGTCAGGAGGATGCCTGGAACAACAGCGCCATTGACCTGGTCAGAGCCTCAAAT GCCCACTGTCACTATGTTGTAGTGAAACTCTTTACTGACAAGCTTGGGGAGGTTGCTGATACTGCAGTACACTCAGTGCTGTCAACCCTGGCTCTGCTCTACACCCTGTATGGCATCACAAAGAACTCTGGAGACTTCCTACAG GCCGGACTGCTGAGTGTGCCTCAGGTGATGCAGATTTCTAGTCGAATCAAGGAGCTGCTGGCTCAGCTGAGGCCCAACGCTGTGGCCCTGGCGGATGCCTTTGACATCCACGACAAGAAGCTGAATTCGGTCCTGGGACGATACGATGGGAATGTTTATGAGCACATGTTCGAGTGGGCTCGCAAATCCCCCCTCAATGCTACAGAG GTACACGAATCTTTCCACAAGTACCTGAAGCCTCTGCGGTCCAAACTGTGA
- the acox1 gene encoding peroxisomal acyl-coenzyme A oxidase 1 isoform X2 gives MNPDIVKERKNATFDVEKLTFILDGGPEKTRRRREIESLVFSDPDFKEEDPNFLSRSERYDQAVRKSAQMILKLREYGIADPEEIYHYKSMVKGNNQEPLGLHFAMFIPFLHSQCDHHQKKKWLPLAESYRVMGTYAQTEMGHGTHLRGLETTATYDPATQEFVLNSPTVSSIKWWPGGLGKTSNHAIVLAQLYTLGNCHGLHAFIVPIRDMNTHLPLPGIVVGDIGPKFGFNEVDNGFLKLENVRIPRENMLMKYAKVEPDGTYVKPPSTKLTYGTMVFIRSMIVAESARALAKSSTIAIRYSAVRHQSEIRPGEPEPQILDYQTQQYKLFPLLATAYAFTFVGQYMRQTYHRITEDINQGDFSEMPELHALSAGLKAFTSWEATSAIEVCRMSCGGHGYSRSSALPDIYVEFTPTCTYEGENTVMMLQTARYLVKSYKQAKAGQQLSGIVSYLNEADVRRVQPQPVAARPTVVDINDLTSLTEVYKLRAAILVELAAKSIQQELQRRKSQEDAWNNSAIDLVRASNAHCHYVVVKLFTDKLGEVADTAVHSVLSTLALLYTLYGITKNSGDFLQAGLLSVPQVMQISSRIKELLAQLRPNAVALADAFDIHDKKLNSVLGRYDGNVYEHMFEWARKSPLNATEVHESFHKYLKPLRSKL, from the exons ATGAATCCTGATATCGTTAAGGAAAGAAAAAATGCCACGTTTGACGTCGAAAAACTGACCTTTATTTTGGACGGTGGCCCAGAAAAGACCAGAAGAAGGCGAGAAATTG AGTCACTCGTTTTCAGCGACCCAGACTTTAAGGAAGAAGACCCAAACTTCTTGTCCCGCAGTGAGCGCTATGACCAAGCCGTTAGAAAAAGTGCCCAAATGATCCTGAAGCTCAGAGAGTATGGTATTGCTGACCCAGAGGAGATCTACCACTATAAGAG TATGGTCAAAGGCAACAATCAGGAGCCTTTGGGACTACACTTTGCCATGTTCATCCCATTCCTGCACAGCCAATGTGACCAtcaccaaaaaaagaaatggttgCCTTTGGCAGAGTCCTACCGGGTGATGGGCACTTATGCCCAAACTGAGATGGGTCACG GCACACACCTTAGAGGGCTGGAGACCACAGCCACATATGATCCAGCCACTCAAGAGTTTGTCTTGAACAGTCCCACTGTGAGCTCCATCAAGTGGTGGCCCGGAGGAC TTGGGAAAACCTCCAACCATGCCATAGTGTTAGCACAGCTTTACACTCTTGGAAACTGCCATGGTCTGCATGCTTTCATCGTACCCATCAGAGATATGAACACACATTTACCCCTGCCAG gtATTGTTGTTGGTGACATTGGCCCCAAGTTTGGCTTCAATGAAGTTGACAACGGCTTCCTGAAATTGGAGAACGTACGAATTCCACGGGAAAACATGCTGATGAAATACGCCAAG GTGGAGCCAGATGGAACCTATGTGAAACCACCAAGTACTAAGCTGACCTACGGCACCATGGTGTTCATCCGCTCCATGATTGTCGCCGAGTCAGCTCGAGCCCTTGCAAAGTCCTCCACCATTGCCATCCGCTACAGTGCCGTGCGTCACCAGTCTGAAATACGGCCAGG AGAGCCAGAGCCTCAGATCCTCGACTATCAGACACAGCAGTACAAGCTGTTCCCTCTGCTGGCCACAGCCTATGCCTTCACTTTTGTTGGCCAGTACATGAGGCAGACCTACCACCGCATTACTGAAGACATCAACCAGGGAGACTTCAGCGAGATGCCTGAG CTCCATGCCTTGTCTGCGGGTTTGAAGGCCTTCACCTCATGGGAAGCGACCTCAGCCATCGAGGTGTGCCGCATGTCATGTGGTGGCCACGGTTACTCTCGAAGCAGTGCCTTGCCGGACATTTATGTTGAGTTTACCCCTACCTGCACCTACGAAGGAGAGAATACAGTCATGATGCTGCAGACTGCCAG ATACCTGGTGAAGAGCTACAAACAGGCTAAGGCAGGCCAGCAGCTGAGCGGCATTGTGTCATACCTGAACGAAGCAGATGTGCGGAGGGTGCAGCCACAGCCCGTCGCTGCCAGGCCAACAGTGGTTGACATCAATGACCTGACTAGCCTGACGGAGGTCTACAAACTCCGAGCAGCCAT TCTAGTGGAGCTGGCAGCGAAGAGCATCCAGCAGGAGCTGCAACGCAGGAAGAGTCAGGAGGATGCCTGGAACAACAGCGCCATTGACCTGGTCAGAGCCTCAAAT GCCCACTGTCACTATGTTGTAGTGAAACTCTTTACTGACAAGCTTGGGGAGGTTGCTGATACTGCAGTACACTCAGTGCTGTCAACCCTGGCTCTGCTCTACACCCTGTATGGCATCACAAAGAACTCTGGAGACTTCCTACAG GCCGGACTGCTGAGTGTGCCTCAGGTGATGCAGATTTCTAGTCGAATCAAGGAGCTGCTGGCTCAGCTGAGGCCCAACGCTGTGGCCCTGGCGGATGCCTTTGACATCCACGACAAGAAGCTGAATTCGGTCCTGGGACGATACGATGGGAATGTTTATGAGCACATGTTCGAGTGGGCTCGCAAATCCCCCCTCAATGCTACAGAG GTACACGAATCTTTCCACAAGTACCTGAAGCCTCTGCGGTCCAAACTGTGA
- the acox1 gene encoding peroxisomal acyl-coenzyme A oxidase 1 isoform X4 has protein sequence MVLLTQRRSTTIRGTHLRGLETTATYDPATQEFVLNSPTVSSIKWWPGGLGKTSNHAIVLAQLYTLGNCHGLHAFIVPIRDMNTHLPLPGIVVGDIGPKFGFNEVDNGFLKLENVRIPRENMLMKYAKVEPDGTYVKPPSTKLTYGTMVFIRSMIVAESARALAKSSTIAIRYSAVRHQSEIRPGEPEPQILDYQTQQYKLFPLLATAYAFTFVGQYMRQTYHRITEDINQGDFSEMPELHALSAGLKAFTSWEATSAIEVCRMSCGGHGYSRSSALPDIYVEFTPTCTYEGENTVMMLQTARYLVKSYKQAKAGQQLSGIVSYLNEADVRRVQPQPVAARPTVVDINDLTSLTEVYKLRAAILVELAAKSIQQELQRRKSQEDAWNNSAIDLVRASNAHCHYVVVKLFTDKLGEVADTAVHSVLSTLALLYTLYGITKNSGDFLQAGLLSVPQVMQISSRIKELLAQLRPNAVALADAFDIHDKKLNSVLGRYDGNVYEHMFEWARKSPLNATEVHESFHKYLKPLRSKL, from the exons ATGGTATTGCTGACCCAGAGGAGATCTACCACTATAAGAG GCACACACCTTAGAGGGCTGGAGACCACAGCCACATATGATCCAGCCACTCAAGAGTTTGTCTTGAACAGTCCCACTGTGAGCTCCATCAAGTGGTGGCCCGGAGGAC TTGGGAAAACCTCCAACCATGCCATAGTGTTAGCACAGCTTTACACTCTTGGAAACTGCCATGGTCTGCATGCTTTCATCGTACCCATCAGAGATATGAACACACATTTACCCCTGCCAG gtATTGTTGTTGGTGACATTGGCCCCAAGTTTGGCTTCAATGAAGTTGACAACGGCTTCCTGAAATTGGAGAACGTACGAATTCCACGGGAAAACATGCTGATGAAATACGCCAAG GTGGAGCCAGATGGAACCTATGTGAAACCACCAAGTACTAAGCTGACCTACGGCACCATGGTGTTCATCCGCTCCATGATTGTCGCCGAGTCAGCTCGAGCCCTTGCAAAGTCCTCCACCATTGCCATCCGCTACAGTGCCGTGCGTCACCAGTCTGAAATACGGCCAGG AGAGCCAGAGCCTCAGATCCTCGACTATCAGACACAGCAGTACAAGCTGTTCCCTCTGCTGGCCACAGCCTATGCCTTCACTTTTGTTGGCCAGTACATGAGGCAGACCTACCACCGCATTACTGAAGACATCAACCAGGGAGACTTCAGCGAGATGCCTGAG CTCCATGCCTTGTCTGCGGGTTTGAAGGCCTTCACCTCATGGGAAGCGACCTCAGCCATCGAGGTGTGCCGCATGTCATGTGGTGGCCACGGTTACTCTCGAAGCAGTGCCTTGCCGGACATTTATGTTGAGTTTACCCCTACCTGCACCTACGAAGGAGAGAATACAGTCATGATGCTGCAGACTGCCAG ATACCTGGTGAAGAGCTACAAACAGGCTAAGGCAGGCCAGCAGCTGAGCGGCATTGTGTCATACCTGAACGAAGCAGATGTGCGGAGGGTGCAGCCACAGCCCGTCGCTGCCAGGCCAACAGTGGTTGACATCAATGACCTGACTAGCCTGACGGAGGTCTACAAACTCCGAGCAGCCAT TCTAGTGGAGCTGGCAGCGAAGAGCATCCAGCAGGAGCTGCAACGCAGGAAGAGTCAGGAGGATGCCTGGAACAACAGCGCCATTGACCTGGTCAGAGCCTCAAAT GCCCACTGTCACTATGTTGTAGTGAAACTCTTTACTGACAAGCTTGGGGAGGTTGCTGATACTGCAGTACACTCAGTGCTGTCAACCCTGGCTCTGCTCTACACCCTGTATGGCATCACAAAGAACTCTGGAGACTTCCTACAG GCCGGACTGCTGAGTGTGCCTCAGGTGATGCAGATTTCTAGTCGAATCAAGGAGCTGCTGGCTCAGCTGAGGCCCAACGCTGTGGCCCTGGCGGATGCCTTTGACATCCACGACAAGAAGCTGAATTCGGTCCTGGGACGATACGATGGGAATGTTTATGAGCACATGTTCGAGTGGGCTCGCAAATCCCCCCTCAATGCTACAGAG GTACACGAATCTTTCCACAAGTACCTGAAGCCTCTGCGGTCCAAACTGTGA
- the ten1 gene encoding CST complex subunit TEN1 isoform X2, with the protein MLPLAAVFHFPWEINSGSVEEGQSVRTFGRLVCYQPEESRATLSAQHASKEHRVVVHTLFVEPFNPIIGAQYTVLGVGAMVRARVLNCVDGVNIALLEKAITEQRNFFTERERKLGAQPADAT; encoded by the exons ATGCTGCCCTTAGCTGCAGTTTTTCATTTCCCCTGGGAAATAAACTCTGGAAGCGTGGAGGAAGGACAATCAGTCAGAACATTTGGCAG ACTTGTATGCTATCAGCCTGAGGAGTCCAGGGCTACGCTGTCAGCACAGCATGCTTCTAAAGAGCACCGTGTGGTTGTCCACACCTTGTTTGTGGAGCCCTTCAACCCCATAATTGGAGCCCAGTACACTGTGCTGG GAGTCGGTGCAATGGTCCGTGCCCGTGTGCTGAACTGTGTTGACGGTGTAAACATTGCCCTTCTGGAGAAAGCCATCACTGAACAAAGAAACTTCTTCACAGAGAGGGAGCGCAAACTGGGTGCACAACCTGCAGATGCAACATGA
- the ten1 gene encoding CST complex subunit TEN1 isoform X1 produces MLPLAAVFHFPWEINSGSVEEGQSVRTFGRLVCYQPEESRATLSAQHASKEHRVVVHTLFVEPFNPIIGAQYTVLGEIENDERVGAMVRARVLNCVDGVNIALLEKAITEQRNFFTERERKLGAQPADAT; encoded by the exons ATGCTGCCCTTAGCTGCAGTTTTTCATTTCCCCTGGGAAATAAACTCTGGAAGCGTGGAGGAAGGACAATCAGTCAGAACATTTGGCAG ACTTGTATGCTATCAGCCTGAGGAGTCCAGGGCTACGCTGTCAGCACAGCATGCTTCTAAAGAGCACCGTGTGGTTGTCCACACCTTGTTTGTGGAGCCCTTCAACCCCATAATTGGAGCCCAGTACACTGTGCTGGGTGAGATAGAAAATGATGAGA GAGTCGGTGCAATGGTCCGTGCCCGTGTGCTGAACTGTGTTGACGGTGTAAACATTGCCCTTCTGGAGAAAGCCATCACTGAACAAAGAAACTTCTTCACAGAGAGGGAGCGCAAACTGGGTGCACAACCTGCAGATGCAACATGA